The Myxococcales bacterium genome contains a region encoding:
- a CDS encoding UbiD family decarboxylase, whose product MGYESLGACVVDLEKRGELVRVPDRLDPFLELAEVQRRIFAARGPALLFEKVQGTRFPCLSNVFGTRARADWLFRDTLADMRALVEAKVSPGALALSPMLAARLPRAALHLVPRTVRRGAVTENTTRISELPQIVSWPGDGGPFITLPQVYTEDPAAPGLRGSNLGMYRVQLAGNAYVRDREVGLHYQLHRGVGVHHSRALERGERLRVRVFVGGPPAFMLAAVMPLPEGLPELSFAGALNGRAARMVAGSPHIHADADFCITGTVAANNKPEGAFGDHLGYYAKIHDFPVLEVESVTHREGAIWPFTVVGRPPQEDTIFGELIHDLTASLVPNVLPGVREVHAVDESGVHPLLLAVGSERYAPYADDAASAPPAELLTQANALLGQGQMSLAKYLFIADAADRPPSVREVPAFLQHVLERIDPTRDLHFHVNTTMDSLDYSGTALGRGSKVVVAARGPKRRELAREVGADVAWPALVRAARLVCPGVIALEAAPWTSPRDVETLAGALGALPEAALRGLPLIVVVDDAEFLARTFANFLWVTFTRSNPAVDVSGVRAFTEHKAWGCRGPLLIDARNKPHHAPPLVENVDVTARVDRLFARGGTLAKWG is encoded by the coding sequence ATGGGATACGAGAGCCTCGGAGCCTGCGTCGTCGACCTCGAGAAGCGCGGGGAGCTCGTCCGCGTGCCCGACCGGCTCGACCCGTTCCTCGAGCTCGCGGAGGTGCAGCGCCGCATCTTCGCCGCGCGCGGCCCCGCCCTCCTGTTCGAAAAAGTGCAGGGCACACGCTTTCCGTGCCTCTCGAACGTGTTCGGTACGCGGGCGCGGGCCGACTGGCTGTTCCGCGACACGCTCGCGGACATGCGCGCGCTCGTCGAGGCGAAGGTGAGCCCGGGCGCCCTCGCGCTCTCGCCGATGCTCGCCGCGCGCCTGCCGAGGGCGGCGCTCCACCTCGTGCCGCGCACCGTGCGGCGTGGGGCCGTGACGGAGAACACGACCCGGATCTCCGAGCTGCCGCAGATCGTGTCGTGGCCGGGCGACGGCGGCCCGTTCATCACCCTGCCGCAGGTCTACACCGAAGACCCCGCGGCCCCAGGCCTGCGCGGCTCGAACCTCGGCATGTACCGCGTGCAGCTCGCCGGCAACGCGTACGTGCGTGACCGCGAGGTGGGCCTCCACTACCAGCTGCACCGCGGCGTCGGCGTGCACCATTCGCGCGCGCTCGAGCGCGGCGAGCGCCTCCGCGTGCGCGTCTTCGTTGGGGGACCGCCGGCGTTCATGCTCGCGGCGGTGATGCCGCTCCCCGAGGGCCTGCCGGAGCTCTCCTTCGCGGGCGCGCTCAACGGCCGCGCCGCGCGCATGGTCGCGGGGTCGCCGCACATCCACGCCGACGCGGACTTCTGCATCACGGGCACCGTGGCCGCCAACAACAAGCCCGAGGGCGCCTTCGGAGACCACCTGGGTTACTACGCGAAAATTCATGATTTTCCGGTGCTCGAGGTCGAGTCCGTGACCCACCGCGAGGGCGCCATCTGGCCCTTCACGGTGGTCGGGCGTCCGCCGCAGGAGGACACCATCTTCGGCGAGCTCATTCATGACCTCACGGCCTCGCTCGTGCCGAACGTGCTGCCCGGCGTGCGCGAGGTGCACGCGGTCGACGAGTCGGGCGTACATCCGCTCTTGCTCGCGGTGGGCAGCGAGCGCTACGCGCCCTACGCCGATGACGCGGCCTCCGCGCCGCCGGCCGAGCTGCTGACGCAGGCGAACGCCCTCCTCGGGCAGGGGCAGATGTCGCTCGCGAAGTACCTCTTCATCGCCGACGCCGCCGACCGGCCGCCGAGCGTGCGCGAAGTGCCCGCGTTCCTGCAGCACGTGCTCGAGCGCATCGACCCCACGCGGGATCTCCACTTTCACGTGAACACCACGATGGACTCGCTCGACTACTCCGGCACCGCGCTCGGGCGCGGCTCCAAGGTGGTCGTCGCGGCGCGCGGTCCGAAGCGCCGTGAGCTCGCGCGAGAGGTGGGCGCCGACGTCGCGTGGCCCGCGCTCGTGCGCGCCGCGCGCCTCGTGTGCCCCGGGGTGATCGCCCTCGAGGCCGCCCCGTGGACGAGCCCGCGCGACGTGGAGACCCTCGCCGGCGCGCTCGGCGCTCTGCCCGAGGCGGCGTTGCGCGGGCTCCCGCTCATCGTCGTCGTGGACGACGCGGAGTTTCTCGCGCGCACCTTCGCGAACTTTCTTTGGGTCACGTTCACGCGCTCGAACCCGGCGGTCGACGTGAGCGGCGTCCGCGCGTTCACCGAGCACAAGGCGTGGGGCTGCCGAGGCCCCCTCCTCATCGACGCGCGGAACAAGCCCCACCACGCGCCGCCTCTGGTGGAGAACGTCGACGTGACCGCCCGGGTCGATCGCCTCTTCGCGCGGGGCGGTACGTTGGCGAAGTGGGGGTGA
- a CDS encoding mannose-1-phosphate guanylyltransferase, with amino-acid sequence MADYAVIMAGGAGTRFWPASREARPKQLLPLAGGAGESLLAATVKRLAPLVPPERIYVVTAERLAEATIAALPEVPPAQILREPAPRNTAPCIAWATEVLLARDPDAVVAVLPSDHHIADEPSFRAVLERAYATAREGACTTVGIVPTRAETGFGYIELGDARGPHARAVARFVEKPDRARAEGYVAGGKHLWNAGMFFFRADVMRGLLEAHLPVMADSTRAMVARGTAEAVAEVFPTLQSVSIDVGVMEQAKDLAVVPGDFGWSDVGSWQSAWELGAQDAAGNVLPAGAFTVDAARNYFANLGSGRAKHVAFVGVSDLVVVETDDAVLVVPRERAQDVKLVVEALKSAGRKDLL; translated from the coding sequence ATGGCGGACTACGCGGTCATCATGGCGGGCGGCGCGGGTACGAGGTTCTGGCCGGCGTCGCGGGAAGCGCGCCCGAAGCAGCTCTTGCCCCTCGCGGGCGGCGCGGGCGAGTCGCTCCTCGCGGCGACCGTGAAGCGGCTCGCGCCGCTGGTGCCGCCCGAGCGCATCTACGTGGTCACGGCCGAGCGCCTCGCCGAGGCGACCATCGCCGCCCTGCCCGAGGTGCCCCCCGCGCAGATCCTCCGGGAGCCAGCCCCCCGCAACACGGCGCCATGCATCGCCTGGGCGACCGAGGTGCTCCTCGCGCGCGATCCCGACGCGGTGGTGGCGGTGCTGCCGAGCGATCACCACATCGCCGACGAACCGAGCTTCCGCGCGGTGCTCGAGCGCGCCTACGCCACGGCGCGCGAGGGCGCGTGCACCACCGTCGGCATCGTGCCCACGCGCGCCGAGACCGGGTTTGGGTACATCGAGCTCGGCGACGCGCGCGGCCCGCACGCGCGCGCCGTCGCGAGGTTCGTGGAGAAGCCCGATCGCGCGCGCGCCGAGGGCTACGTGGCCGGCGGCAAACATCTCTGGAACGCGGGCATGTTCTTCTTCCGCGCCGACGTGATGCGCGGGCTCCTCGAGGCGCACCTGCCCGTGATGGCGGATTCGACGCGGGCGATGGTCGCGCGCGGCACCGCGGAGGCCGTCGCCGAGGTGTTCCCCACCCTACAGAGCGTGTCGATCGACGTCGGCGTGATGGAGCAGGCCAAAGACCTCGCCGTCGTCCCGGGCGACTTCGGCTGGAGCGACGTCGGGAGCTGGCAGAGCGCATGGGAGCTCGGCGCCCAAGACGCGGCCGGGAACGTCCTCCCCGCCGGCGCGTTCACGGTCGACGCCGCACGGAACTACTTCGCGAACCTCGGCTCGGGCCGCGCGAAGCACGTGGCCTTCGTGGGCGTGTCCGATCTCGTGGTCGTCGAGACCGACGACGCGGTGCTCGTCGTCCCACGCGAGCGCGCGCAGGACGTCAAGCTGGTGGTCGAGGCGCTGAAGAGCGCGGGCAGAAAAGATCTGCTTTAA
- a CDS encoding M4 family metallopeptidase: protein MKKVALVLGGVSLGLLAVACSGGNDEPAPFTESPRSVQQRLAAMTGARWEMDPGASGKPRLYYALDDGDAVLPSAKDPKELLAFLEPVREGLGLSGSFASELDQGAVATEAAPDRLATMVFTQHVPGTALPVFDSAFVAGVRPDGSLAFVDAAVAHHLDRVRTTPAFDPASAREKLHALGYGGFPGHEPTLGVVATDPDVPALAYRTVVDSPEGSRQVDLDALTGAVLADAPNHGGGETVMAYGGEEAYQDSDPKKRRDARYPVEMSTAGGQPTLAGPGPLGDIVTTTYGRGSPAAIVGVREPSGTVRFDFNADAADVRAGFTEQVAVNAFYNTSRSARYFKDAFDLSTWIGGRTTLKIHRNSIATGSGAISGLGNAFFDSADASISIGDGVLNHAGTAWEVESPATNIDFMAHEYSHGVIATVTSGKSTGYVRSALGYAGEQGAINEGIADILASYAQAVITQNTGGRFGFAENLRADNKPLRHFLHPSWGTSGGAVHYSKIRPFNNAHDNGNVHFNSLIVTQAWALMAYGGFNDHSHLGVSAEIGLEAAKWLVYNVLHALGPGDTMRTFADKMIVYQIGKQVSHPTRTDVQPLWAKHAIICGWAAVGVIPPEQAKLFHNVTCPASTKASPSCAGKVDGVYCDPRPDLDYASYTCDRGSIKAGAQCARGQFCYRTTGSFDSKARVDERGAMKCFAEPQLD from the coding sequence ATGAAGAAGGTCGCTCTCGTCCTCGGTGGGGTCTCGCTCGGTCTGCTCGCGGTCGCCTGCTCGGGCGGCAACGACGAGCCCGCCCCGTTCACTGAATCGCCGCGCTCCGTGCAGCAGCGGCTCGCGGCGATGACCGGCGCGCGCTGGGAGATGGATCCCGGGGCTTCGGGGAAGCCGCGCCTCTACTACGCCCTCGACGACGGCGACGCCGTGCTCCCGAGCGCGAAGGACCCGAAGGAGCTGCTCGCGTTCCTCGAGCCGGTGCGCGAGGGGCTGGGCCTCAGCGGCAGCTTCGCGAGCGAGCTCGATCAAGGCGCGGTCGCGACGGAGGCCGCCCCGGACCGCCTCGCGACGATGGTGTTCACCCAGCACGTGCCCGGCACGGCCCTGCCCGTGTTCGACTCCGCCTTCGTCGCGGGCGTGCGCCCCGACGGCAGCCTCGCCTTCGTCGACGCCGCGGTCGCCCACCACCTCGATCGTGTGCGCACCACCCCCGCCTTCGACCCAGCGAGCGCAAGGGAGAAGCTCCACGCGCTCGGCTACGGGGGCTTCCCGGGGCACGAGCCGACGCTCGGCGTCGTCGCGACGGATCCCGACGTCCCCGCGCTCGCCTACCGCACCGTCGTCGACAGCCCCGAGGGCAGCCGGCAGGTCGACCTCGACGCGCTCACCGGGGCCGTGCTGGCCGACGCGCCGAACCACGGCGGAGGCGAGACGGTGATGGCCTACGGGGGAGAGGAGGCGTATCAGGACAGCGACCCCAAGAAGCGTCGCGACGCCCGCTATCCCGTGGAGATGTCCACCGCCGGCGGACAGCCGACGCTCGCGGGCCCTGGCCCCCTCGGAGACATCGTCACCACCACCTACGGGCGCGGCTCCCCCGCGGCGATCGTGGGAGTGAGAGAGCCGAGCGGCACGGTTCGATTCGACTTCAACGCCGACGCCGCCGACGTTCGCGCCGGCTTCACGGAGCAAGTCGCGGTCAACGCGTTCTACAACACGAGCCGATCAGCCCGATACTTCAAGGACGCCTTCGACCTGTCGACGTGGATCGGGGGGCGGACCACGCTCAAGATTCATCGAAACTCGATCGCCACGGGCTCGGGCGCGATCTCTGGGCTCGGGAACGCCTTCTTCGACTCGGCCGACGCGAGCATCTCGATAGGGGACGGCGTCCTGAACCACGCGGGGACGGCCTGGGAGGTCGAGTCCCCCGCCACGAACATCGACTTCATGGCGCACGAGTACTCCCACGGGGTGATCGCGACCGTCACCTCCGGGAAGTCAACGGGGTACGTTCGTTCGGCCCTTGGCTACGCCGGCGAGCAGGGCGCCATCAACGAGGGCATCGCCGACATCTTGGCTTCGTACGCCCAGGCGGTCATCACCCAGAACACCGGCGGGAGGTTCGGCTTCGCGGAGAACTTGCGCGCCGACAACAAGCCGCTTCGGCACTTCCTCCATCCCTCCTGGGGCACCTCGGGCGGCGCCGTTCATTACTCGAAGATCCGCCCCTTCAACAACGCTCATGACAATGGGAACGTTCACTTCAACTCGCTCATCGTCACCCAGGCCTGGGCGCTCATGGCCTACGGCGGGTTCAACGATCACAGCCACCTCGGAGTATCCGCGGAGATTGGCCTCGAGGCCGCGAAGTGGCTCGTCTACAACGTCCTGCACGCGCTCGGCCCGGGCGACACGATGCGCACCTTCGCCGACAAAATGATCGTCTACCAGATTGGCAAGCAGGTTAGCCACCCGACGCGCACGGACGTCCAGCCGCTCTGGGCGAAGCACGCGATCATTTGCGGGTGGGCGGCGGTGGGGGTGATCCCGCCCGAGCAGGCCAAGCTGTTCCACAACGTCACGTGCCCGGCCTCGACGAAGGCGTCCCCGTCGTGCGCCGGCAAGGTCGACGGTGTGTATTGCGACCCGCGACCCGACCTCGACTACGCTTCCTACACGTGCGATCGCGGGTCGATCAAGGCGGGGGCCCAGTGCGCGCGCGGGCAGTTCTGCTACCGCACGACAGGGAGCTTCGACTCCAAGGCGAGGGTCGATGAGCGCGGCGCCATGAAGTGCTTCGCCGAGCCCCAGCTCGACTGA
- a CDS encoding pyridoxamine 5'-phosphate oxidase family protein, whose protein sequence is MSDDDPYHHGMRSLQDLRETRPLADRLAQVTLRAAFTDDDRAFIERCPMFFIATADHEGRPDCSYKGGVPGFVRVVDASTLAIPDYDGNGMYRTWGNVVVNPHVGLLFLDFEQPRRLRVNGTARVSADDPLLAECPGAVFIVRVAVAQIFPNCPRYVPKLALVEPSVYAPRPNHTPPVPAWKTFEAFRDALPARDRPYDDET, encoded by the coding sequence ATGTCCGACGACGACCCGTACCACCACGGAATGCGGAGCCTCCAAGACCTGCGCGAGACGCGACCCCTCGCCGATCGGCTGGCGCAGGTCACGCTCCGCGCGGCGTTCACCGACGACGACCGCGCGTTCATCGAGCGGTGTCCCATGTTCTTCATCGCGACAGCCGATCACGAGGGCCGGCCCGACTGCTCCTACAAGGGCGGCGTGCCCGGGTTCGTGCGGGTGGTCGACGCGTCCACGTTGGCCATTCCCGACTACGACGGAAACGGGATGTACCGCACGTGGGGCAACGTCGTGGTGAACCCGCACGTCGGGCTGCTCTTCCTCGACTTCGAGCAGCCGAGGCGACTCCGCGTGAACGGCACGGCGCGAGTGAGCGCGGACGATCCGCTCCTCGCCGAGTGCCCCGGGGCCGTGTTCATCGTGCGCGTCGCCGTCGCGCAGATCTTCCCGAACTGCCCGCGCTACGTGCCGAAGCTCGCGCTCGTGGAGCCCTCTGTGTACGCGCCGCGCCCGAACCACACGCCGCCCGTCCCCGCGTGGAAGACGTTCGAGGCCTTTCGCGACGCGCTGCCGGCGCGCGATCGCCCGTACGACGACGAGACGTAG
- a CDS encoding DUF4132 domain-containing protein, translating to MKDAPILAAAKAAAAPKDLAAFAWELFERWQAAGAPNKEPWGFTALGVLGDDDTARALTPLIRAWPGESLHARATVGLDVLASLGTDVALMNLHGIAQKLKFKGLQEKAREKIAAVAAARGFTAEELADRLVPDFDLGDEGGDVLDFGPRAFTISFDESLKPRLKGPDGKVLGDLPKPSKSDDAEKATAATERWKALKKDAKLVASGQVLRLELAMCDERRWKADGFRTFLVEHPLVVHLVRRLLWGVYEGAELKSTFRVAEDGTFADAKDAAVSLAADASVGIVHRLSLDEASLARWSVVFSDYELIQPFDQLGRQTYSPTAAEIAAKAIDRLGDTEVKTSRLMGLEARGWRKGAPQDAGWVWDMWRPLGDGLVATFGLDGGFCMGAADMNPTTQKVTAVHFHRGDDSKAIALGKISPILLSELAREREQLRE from the coding sequence GTGAAGGATGCACCCATCCTCGCGGCGGCCAAGGCCGCGGCGGCGCCGAAAGATCTCGCGGCGTTCGCCTGGGAGCTGTTCGAGCGGTGGCAGGCCGCGGGCGCGCCCAACAAGGAGCCGTGGGGGTTCACGGCGCTCGGGGTGCTGGGGGACGACGACACGGCCCGCGCGCTGACCCCGCTCATTCGCGCCTGGCCGGGCGAGTCGCTCCACGCCCGCGCGACCGTGGGGCTCGACGTGCTCGCGAGCCTCGGCACCGACGTCGCGCTCATGAACCTGCACGGCATCGCGCAGAAGCTCAAGTTCAAGGGGCTCCAGGAGAAGGCGCGCGAGAAGATCGCGGCGGTGGCCGCGGCGCGCGGGTTCACGGCCGAGGAGCTGGCGGACCGCTTGGTGCCGGACTTCGACCTCGGCGACGAGGGCGGCGACGTGCTCGACTTCGGGCCGCGCGCGTTCACCATTTCGTTCGACGAGTCGCTGAAGCCGCGCCTGAAGGGCCCCGACGGCAAGGTCCTCGGCGATCTGCCGAAGCCTAGCAAGAGCGACGACGCGGAGAAGGCCACAGCCGCGACGGAGCGATGGAAGGCGCTCAAGAAGGACGCGAAGCTCGTAGCGTCGGGCCAGGTCCTCCGCCTCGAGCTCGCGATGTGCGACGAGCGTCGCTGGAAGGCCGATGGTTTCCGCACGTTCCTCGTGGAGCACCCGCTGGTCGTCCACCTCGTGAGGCGCCTCCTTTGGGGCGTGTACGAGGGCGCCGAGCTCAAGTCGACGTTCCGCGTGGCGGAGGACGGGACCTTCGCCGACGCGAAGGACGCCGCGGTGAGCCTCGCGGCCGACGCGTCGGTTGGGATCGTGCACCGCCTGTCGCTCGACGAGGCGTCGCTCGCGCGCTGGAGCGTCGTGTTCAGCGACTACGAGCTGATCCAGCCGTTCGACCAGCTCGGGCGACAGACCTACTCGCCGACGGCCGCCGAGATCGCGGCGAAGGCGATCGACCGCCTCGGCGACACTGAGGTGAAGACCTCACGCCTGATGGGGCTCGAGGCCCGCGGCTGGCGGAAGGGCGCCCCGCAAGACGCCGGGTGGGTGTGGGACATGTGGAGACCCCTCGGGGACGGGCTCGTCGCGACCTTCGGTCTCGACGGGGGCTTCTGCATGGGCGCCGCCGACATGAACCCGACGACGCAGAAGGTGACCGCCGTCCATTTCCACCGCGGTGACGACAGCAAGGCCATCGCGCTCGGGAAGATCTCGCCGATCCTCCTGAGCGAGCTCGCCCGGGAGCGCGAGCAGCTGCGAGAATAG
- a CDS encoding WGR domain-containing protein: MDTKRYEFSEGSSNKFWQIARDGASLRVTFGKIGTAGQAQLKELASEAAAIAEHDKLVKEKTKKGYVLVSQDAAPAGPAPVAKVKTKTPKVEEEKREEAPEAAREAPIAEAPIAEVPAAPPPAKQGDYVLEERYVGEGFTISDGSYAALAAAWFAPGMRAAKEHVASLKAGRSKTLADLRPAVDQVVAFLESEGETTLGVPAGALLLRSGLEPFVVPFLVARFGVAFTVEAYEAAHTLRLEGDGPATSVEEGGHYLLPQSARALVACEARVEPSAWEAALATLRATRNAETSRARRAEYNIVLRDEGFVADDLAQNRANPDWQVTQFVFLATRDPAVRRELAEAVGANLVLEVAGVAGQDWILPKIATHNWLIRTLSDLETVAGARCIANDLTNKRTHEDVREYYAKRPDLALRALVPIITAGGKLAPFVKPVVEATVAAHPALPAIVAPLLDAKSRAYLLAEKRPALPEAKADALPEALRSEPTPGADGFQRSSRRSPTSPSMRSRRRRSGSAGPRRCSLRAPYSASARRSVT, from the coding sequence ATGGACACCAAGCGCTACGAGTTCTCGGAAGGCTCTTCCAACAAGTTCTGGCAGATCGCGCGGGACGGGGCCTCCCTCCGGGTGACCTTCGGCAAGATCGGCACGGCCGGGCAGGCGCAGCTGAAGGAGCTCGCGAGCGAGGCCGCGGCCATCGCCGAGCACGACAAGCTCGTGAAAGAGAAGACCAAGAAGGGCTACGTCCTCGTCAGCCAAGACGCCGCGCCCGCGGGCCCCGCTCCGGTCGCGAAGGTGAAGACCAAGACGCCGAAGGTCGAGGAGGAGAAGCGCGAGGAGGCCCCCGAGGCCGCGCGCGAGGCGCCGATCGCCGAGGCGCCGATCGCCGAGGTGCCCGCCGCGCCGCCGCCCGCGAAGCAGGGCGACTACGTACTCGAGGAGCGCTACGTGGGGGAGGGCTTCACGATCTCCGACGGGTCCTACGCGGCCCTCGCCGCGGCCTGGTTCGCCCCTGGGATGCGTGCGGCGAAGGAGCACGTGGCGTCGCTGAAGGCGGGGCGCTCGAAGACGCTCGCCGACCTCCGGCCCGCGGTCGACCAGGTCGTGGCGTTCCTCGAGTCCGAGGGCGAGACCACGCTCGGCGTCCCCGCGGGCGCGCTCCTCCTGCGCTCGGGGCTCGAGCCGTTCGTCGTGCCGTTCCTGGTGGCGCGCTTCGGCGTCGCGTTCACCGTGGAGGCCTACGAGGCGGCCCACACGCTGCGCCTCGAGGGCGACGGCCCGGCCACCTCGGTCGAAGAGGGAGGGCACTACCTCCTCCCCCAGTCGGCGCGCGCCCTCGTGGCGTGCGAGGCGCGGGTCGAGCCGAGCGCGTGGGAGGCCGCGCTGGCCACGCTGCGGGCCACGCGAAACGCCGAGACGAGCCGCGCGCGGCGCGCCGAGTACAACATCGTGCTCCGCGACGAGGGCTTCGTGGCCGACGACCTCGCGCAGAACCGCGCGAACCCCGACTGGCAGGTGACCCAGTTCGTGTTCTTGGCCACCCGCGATCCGGCGGTGCGGAGGGAGCTCGCCGAGGCGGTCGGCGCGAACCTCGTGCTCGAGGTGGCGGGTGTCGCCGGTCAAGACTGGATCTTGCCAAAGATCGCGACGCACAACTGGCTCATCCGGACGCTGTCCGACCTCGAGACGGTGGCGGGAGCGCGGTGCATCGCCAACGATCTCACCAACAAGCGGACCCACGAGGACGTGCGCGAGTACTACGCGAAGCGCCCAGACCTCGCCCTCCGCGCGCTCGTGCCCATCATCACCGCGGGCGGGAAGCTCGCCCCGTTCGTGAAGCCCGTCGTCGAGGCCACGGTGGCCGCGCACCCCGCCCTGCCGGCCATCGTCGCACCGCTGCTGGACGCGAAGTCGCGCGCGTACCTGCTCGCGGAGAAGCGGCCGGCGCTGCCCGAGGCCAAGGCCGACGCCCTCCCCGAGGCCCTCCGCAGCGAGCCGACGCCCGGCGCCGATGGATTCCAAAGAAGCTCGCGGCGCTCCCCGACTTCGCCGTCGATGCGATCAAGACGGCGCCGATCCGGCTCCGCGGGACCGAGACGGTGCTCCCTTCGAGCGCCGTACAGCGCCTCTGCCAGGCGGTCCGTTACGTGA